In a genomic window of Streptomyces pristinaespiralis:
- a CDS encoding thiolase family protein: MPRTVRDVVFVDGVRTPFGKAGPKGIYHETRADDLVVKAIRELLRRNPALDPAKIDEVAIAATTQIGDQGLTLGRTAGILAGLPQSVPGYSIDRMCAGALTAVTSVAGSIAFGAYDAVIAGGVEHMGRHPMGEGVDPNPRFVSEKLVDESALFMGMTAENLHDRYPQITKQRADEYAVRSQEKAAKAYANGKIQQDLVPVSVRRTNPEAGETGWGLVTADEPMRPGTTLESLAGLKTPFRVHGRVTAGNAAGLNDGATASIIASEEFARENDLPVRMRLVSYAFAGVEPEVMGYGPIPATEKALAKAGLSIEDINLFEINEAFAVQVLAFLEHYGIADDDARVNQYGGAIAYGHPLASSGVRLMTQLARQFEEQPEVRYGLTTMCVGFGMGATVIWENPHHKDAGGDK; the protein is encoded by the coding sequence CGTCTTCGTCGACGGCGTCCGCACCCCGTTCGGCAAGGCGGGCCCGAAGGGCATCTACCACGAGACCCGCGCCGACGATCTTGTCGTGAAGGCCATCCGGGAGCTGCTGCGCCGCAACCCGGCCCTCGACCCCGCGAAGATCGACGAGGTCGCCATCGCCGCGACCACGCAGATCGGTGACCAGGGTCTGACCCTCGGCCGTACCGCCGGCATCCTCGCCGGTCTGCCGCAGTCCGTGCCCGGCTACTCCATCGACCGGATGTGCGCCGGTGCGCTCACCGCCGTGACGAGCGTCGCCGGTTCCATCGCGTTCGGCGCGTACGACGCCGTCATCGCCGGTGGTGTCGAGCACATGGGCCGTCACCCCATGGGCGAGGGCGTCGACCCGAACCCGCGCTTCGTCAGCGAGAAGCTCGTCGACGAGTCCGCCCTCTTCATGGGCATGACCGCGGAGAACCTGCACGACCGGTACCCGCAGATCACCAAGCAGCGCGCCGACGAGTACGCCGTGCGTTCGCAGGAGAAGGCCGCCAAGGCGTACGCCAACGGCAAGATCCAGCAGGACCTGGTGCCGGTCTCCGTCCGCCGCACCAACCCGGAGGCCGGCGAGACCGGCTGGGGCCTGGTCACCGCCGACGAGCCGATGCGCCCGGGCACCACGCTCGAGTCCCTCGCGGGCCTGAAGACGCCGTTCCGCGTCCACGGCCGCGTCACCGCCGGCAACGCCGCGGGCCTGAACGACGGCGCAACCGCCTCGATCATCGCGTCCGAGGAGTTCGCCCGCGAGAACGACCTCCCGGTCAGGATGCGCCTCGTCTCGTACGCCTTCGCCGGTGTCGAGCCGGAGGTCATGGGCTACGGCCCGATCCCCGCGACCGAGAAGGCCCTCGCCAAGGCCGGCCTGTCGATCGAGGACATCAACCTCTTCGAGATCAACGAGGCCTTCGCCGTCCAGGTGCTGGCGTTCCTCGAGCACTACGGCATCGCCGACGACGACGCCCGCGTCAACCAGTACGGCGGCGCGATCGCGTACGGCCACCCGCTGGCCTCGTCCGGTGTGCGTCTGATGACCCAGCTGGCCCGTCAGTTCGAGGAGCAGCCGGAGGTCCGCTACGGCCTCACGACGATGTGCGTCGGCTTCGGCATGGGCGCCACGGTCATCTGGGAGAACCCGCACCACAAGGACGCCGGAGGCGACAAGTGA
- a CDS encoding 3-hydroxyacyl-CoA dehydrogenase NAD-binding domain-containing protein gives MTTTAELLKGAAELFPDEVVTQAHVRHLDLPGAGRFALITLDNGLDHTKPTTFGPQSLANLDTAIDQVEAEAANGDIVGVGITGKPFIFAVGADLKGVELLGQHSDALAIGKGGHDVFKRLSALAVPTFAYYNGAAMGGGVEVGLHCSYRTVSKAIPAFSLPEVFLGLVPGWGGCTILPNLIGAERAVSVIIENSLSQNKQLKGTQVYELGIADAIFEGADFLEQSLLWTASVLKGEIAVERLEVDRGEAWDQAVAKGRFVADSKVHGAAPAAYRALDIIEVSKDGDLQKGFDAEDQALADLIMGGELRSGIYAFNLVQKRGKRPAGAPDKSLARPVTKVGVVGAGLMASQLALLFLRRLEVPVVLTDIDQERIDKGVGYVHAEIEKLLGKGRINQDKANRLKALVTGVLDKAEGFADADFVIEAVFEEMSVKQKVFAEVEAVAPAHAILATNTSSLSVSEMASQLKHPERVVGFHFFNPVAVLPLLEIVRGEKTDDASLATAFGVAKKLKKTAVLTKDAPAFVVNRILTRFMGEIQNVIDEGTPVATAEKAIEPLGLPMSPLVLLELVGPAIGLHVSETLNRAFPERFKVSENLAAVVKAGKRGFYVYDSGKPELDPEVAALLKQGDTVLTEEQVRDRVLDAVAQEIGLMLEEGVVAEAQDIDLCLITGAGWPFHLGGITPYLDREGVSQRVNGKPFLAPGVASVPA, from the coding sequence GTGACCACCACCGCTGAACTCCTGAAGGGCGCGGCAGAGCTGTTCCCCGACGAGGTCGTCACGCAGGCGCACGTCCGCCACCTCGACCTCCCCGGCGCCGGGCGCTTCGCGCTCATCACGCTGGACAACGGCCTGGACCACACCAAGCCGACCACCTTCGGCCCGCAGTCCCTCGCGAACCTGGACACCGCGATCGACCAGGTCGAGGCGGAGGCGGCGAACGGCGACATCGTCGGCGTCGGCATCACCGGCAAGCCGTTCATCTTCGCCGTCGGCGCCGACCTCAAGGGCGTGGAGCTGCTGGGGCAGCACTCCGACGCGCTGGCCATCGGCAAGGGCGGCCACGACGTCTTCAAGCGTCTCTCCGCCCTCGCGGTCCCGACCTTCGCCTACTACAACGGCGCGGCCATGGGCGGCGGCGTCGAGGTCGGTCTGCACTGCTCGTACCGCACCGTCTCGAAGGCGATCCCGGCCTTCTCGCTGCCCGAGGTCTTCCTCGGTCTCGTCCCCGGCTGGGGCGGCTGCACGATCCTGCCGAACCTGATCGGCGCGGAGCGCGCGGTCTCGGTCATCATCGAGAACTCGCTCAGCCAGAACAAGCAGCTCAAGGGCACCCAGGTCTACGAGCTCGGCATCGCCGACGCGATCTTCGAGGGCGCCGACTTCCTGGAGCAGTCCCTGCTCTGGACGGCGTCCGTCCTCAAGGGCGAGATCGCCGTCGAGCGCCTTGAGGTCGACCGCGGCGAGGCCTGGGACCAGGCCGTCGCCAAGGGCCGGTTCGTCGCCGACTCCAAGGTGCACGGCGCTGCCCCGGCCGCGTACCGCGCCCTGGACATCATCGAGGTGTCCAAGGACGGCGACCTGCAGAAGGGCTTCGACGCCGAGGACCAGGCCCTGGCCGACCTCATCATGGGCGGCGAACTGCGCTCCGGCATCTACGCCTTCAACCTGGTGCAGAAGCGCGGCAAGCGCCCGGCCGGCGCGCCGGACAAGAGCCTGGCCCGCCCGGTCACCAAGGTCGGCGTCGTCGGCGCCGGCCTGATGGCCTCGCAGCTCGCTCTGCTCTTCCTGCGCCGCCTCGAGGTGCCGGTCGTGCTGACCGACATCGACCAGGAGCGCATCGACAAGGGCGTGGGCTACGTCCACGCCGAGATCGAGAAGCTGCTCGGCAAGGGCCGCATCAACCAGGACAAGGCCAACCGCCTCAAGGCCCTGGTGACCGGTGTGCTCGACAAGGCCGAGGGCTTCGCGGACGCGGACTTCGTCATCGAGGCCGTGTTCGAGGAGATGTCGGTCAAGCAGAAGGTGTTCGCGGAGGTCGAGGCGGTCGCCCCGGCGCACGCGATCCTCGCCACCAACACCTCGTCGCTGTCGGTCTCCGAGATGGCGTCGCAGCTGAAGCACCCCGAGCGGGTCGTCGGCTTCCACTTCTTCAACCCGGTCGCGGTCCTGCCGCTGCTGGAGATCGTCCGCGGCGAGAAGACGGACGACGCTTCGCTGGCCACCGCGTTCGGTGTCGCGAAGAAGCTGAAGAAGACCGCGGTGCTCACCAAGGACGCCCCGGCGTTCGTCGTGAACCGCATCCTGACCCGCTTCATGGGCGAGATCCAGAACGTCATCGACGAGGGCACCCCGGTGGCCACCGCCGAGAAGGCCATCGAGCCGCTCGGCCTGCCGATGTCGCCGCTGGTCCTGCTGGAGCTCGTCGGTCCGGCCATCGGCCTGCACGTCTCCGAGACCCTGAACCGCGCCTTCCCGGAGCGCTTCAAGGTCTCCGAGAACCTGGCCGCGGTCGTCAAGGCCGGCAAGCGCGGCTTCTACGTCTACGACTCCGGCAAGCCGGAGCTGGACCCGGAGGTCGCCGCGCTGCTGAAGCAGGGCGACACCGTCCTGACGGAGGAGCAGGTCCGCGACCGCGTCCTGGACGCCGTCGCGCAGGAGATCGGCCTGATGCTCGAGGAGGGTGTCGTGGCCGAGGCCCAGGACATCGACCTCTGCCTGATCACGGGCGCCGGCTGGCCCTTCCACCTGGGCGGCATCACGCCGTACCTGGACCGCGAGGGCGTCTCCCAGCGGGTGAACGGCAAGCCGTTCCTGGCACCGGGCGTGGCGAGCGTCCCGGCGTAA
- a CDS encoding stealth conserved region 3 domain-containing protein — MKIAFLLARADVMSDAERAVFQHASLLADRHEVRVVSVFKARRRRFVSPDERVAVQFLVEAADPVHQAVRGSGPDATTGAALAAMPSEIVERRWDGLYHRLADIELEYFLQGIDADVIVPTSPALLAYVARFAPARVLTVHHEQRAVESGGAEREPLALYGARCDALTFSGARSEQWFADTFGPGAARLTHLPPGLPEGFRPRSTLETRMVTMASRLEKGSRTGDVLAAWAKVSGLHPMWTLRILGDGPYGRALRQRRDQLGLQSSVQFIGEAPHLAEEWAKASIAVSIADEDAVGLSLMEAQAAGVPVIAYDAPGVTRDVVMEGQTGLLVTPGDVEALASVLTAVIEQQEMRHSMGRSAAAYAARFRPTDGWEMLLAALRADLSSGRRELMKAERVAAYALHCGVDGKGRPAAAAPPSTRHSRRLANAEQRVLQGATGLVRDGGQICRVTDAETPFDVMQANLALAANALEQGGIPYFVTRTSKIRHSLAVFVGQREAALKALADSCQGQAVYMALLNDSDAAMTTTLASMATEHVNTPCAGVRVYQNVVTPARTLRLGAAYGCTISFWEEDPEEPDHITSPLRTLIGSRIPKEALTRVPTVLGGRRYPTITPFEQTLHHDVAFPIDAVYTWVDGSDVDWLERKNAVLAAKGMDTEDAAASAARFRNRDELRYSLRSLDMYAPWIRNIYIVTDRQVPAWLDPAHPRVRVVDHTEIFGDDGVLPTYNSHAIESRMHHIEDLSEQFLYFNDDVFVAKPIQPSLFFLGNGQSKHFMSSNAIPMNPVRPTDEYSRSAAKNNRELVSWAFGRLLVNSFIHAPHPLRRSVMYDLERTFPDQLRATAASQLRDRSDVSVASSLHHYFGYYTERSVPGSISSGFVNVGISEQVKKLNHLLSARSNDVFCLNDFHDGDVSEDEQDATLAAFLPSYFPIASQFEAGSARNRLFHAGHLPGWPL; from the coding sequence ATGAAGATCGCGTTCCTGCTGGCGCGTGCGGATGTCATGAGCGATGCCGAACGCGCCGTGTTCCAGCATGCGTCCCTGCTCGCCGACCGCCATGAGGTCCGTGTCGTCAGCGTCTTCAAGGCGAGGCGCAGGCGTTTCGTCTCCCCGGACGAGCGGGTCGCCGTCCAGTTCCTCGTCGAGGCGGCGGACCCGGTCCACCAGGCCGTGCGCGGCTCGGGACCGGACGCCACGACCGGGGCGGCGCTGGCCGCCATGCCCAGCGAGATCGTCGAACGGCGCTGGGACGGCCTGTACCACCGGCTCGCCGACATCGAACTGGAGTACTTCCTCCAGGGCATCGACGCGGACGTCATCGTCCCCACCTCTCCGGCGCTGCTCGCCTACGTGGCCCGGTTCGCGCCCGCACGCGTGCTCACCGTCCACCATGAGCAGCGCGCCGTGGAGAGCGGGGGAGCGGAGCGGGAGCCCCTGGCCCTGTACGGCGCACGGTGCGACGCCCTCACCTTCTCCGGCGCGCGCTCGGAGCAGTGGTTCGCCGACACCTTCGGCCCCGGTGCGGCCAGGCTGACGCACCTGCCGCCGGGCCTGCCCGAGGGCTTCCGCCCGCGCTCCACCCTGGAGACGCGCATGGTGACCATGGCTTCCCGGCTGGAGAAGGGGTCGCGGACGGGCGACGTGCTCGCCGCCTGGGCCAAGGTCAGCGGCCTCCACCCCATGTGGACGCTGCGCATCCTCGGTGACGGGCCGTACGGCAGGGCCCTGCGGCAGCGCCGGGACCAGCTGGGTCTCCAGAGCAGTGTGCAGTTCATCGGCGAGGCGCCCCACCTGGCGGAGGAGTGGGCGAAGGCGAGCATCGCGGTGAGCATCGCCGACGAGGACGCCGTCGGTCTCTCCCTCATGGAGGCGCAGGCGGCGGGGGTCCCGGTCATCGCCTACGACGCGCCGGGCGTCACCCGCGACGTCGTGATGGAGGGCCAGACCGGCCTGCTGGTGACCCCGGGGGACGTCGAGGCCCTCGCGTCGGTCCTGACCGCGGTGATCGAGCAGCAGGAGATGCGCCATTCGATGGGCCGGTCGGCCGCCGCGTACGCCGCCAGGTTCCGGCCCACGGACGGGTGGGAGATGCTGCTCGCCGCGCTGCGGGCCGATCTGTCCTCCGGCCGCCGCGAGCTGATGAAGGCGGAGCGTGTGGCGGCGTACGCCCTGCACTGCGGAGTCGACGGCAAGGGGCGGCCGGCCGCCGCCGCGCCGCCGAGCACCCGGCACTCCCGCCGTCTCGCGAACGCGGAGCAGCGCGTCCTCCAGGGCGCGACGGGGCTCGTGCGGGACGGGGGACAGATCTGCCGGGTCACCGACGCCGAGACGCCGTTCGACGTGATGCAGGCCAACCTTGCCCTGGCCGCGAACGCCCTCGAACAGGGCGGAATCCCGTACTTCGTGACGCGTACGTCCAAGATCAGGCACAGCCTCGCCGTCTTCGTGGGACAGCGGGAGGCGGCGCTCAAGGCCCTCGCCGACAGCTGCCAGGGCCAGGCCGTGTACATGGCCCTGCTCAACGACTCCGACGCCGCCATGACGACGACGCTGGCCTCGATGGCCACCGAGCATGTGAACACGCCCTGCGCCGGCGTGCGGGTCTACCAGAACGTGGTCACCCCCGCGCGCACCCTGCGGCTGGGGGCGGCCTACGGGTGCACGATCTCCTTCTGGGAGGAGGACCCGGAGGAGCCCGACCACATCACCTCACCGCTGCGCACCCTGATCGGATCCCGGATCCCCAAGGAGGCGCTGACCCGGGTGCCCACGGTCCTTGGCGGGCGCAGGTATCCGACGATCACCCCGTTCGAGCAGACCCTGCACCACGACGTCGCCTTCCCCATCGACGCCGTCTACACCTGGGTCGACGGATCGGACGTCGACTGGCTGGAGCGGAAGAACGCGGTGCTCGCCGCGAAGGGCATGGACACGGAGGACGCCGCGGCCAGCGCCGCGCGCTTCCGCAACCGCGACGAACTGCGCTACTCCCTGCGGTCGCTGGACATGTACGCGCCGTGGATCCGCAACATCTACATCGTGACGGACCGACAGGTGCCGGCCTGGCTCGACCCCGCGCACCCGCGGGTAAGGGTGGTCGACCACACCGAGATCTTCGGCGACGACGGCGTGCTGCCCACGTACAACTCGCACGCCATCGAGAGCCGGATGCACCACATCGAGGATCTGTCCGAGCAGTTCCTGTATTTCAACGACGACGTCTTCGTGGCCAAGCCGATCCAGCCGAGCCTCTTCTTCCTCGGCAACGGGCAGTCGAAGCACTTCATGTCGTCGAACGCCATCCCCATGAACCCGGTCCGGCCGACCGACGAATACAGCCGCAGCGCGGCGAAGAACAACAGGGAGCTCGTCTCCTGGGCGTTCGGGCGTCTGCTGGTCAATTCGTTCATCCACGCGCCGCACCCGCTGCGGCGCAGCGTGATGTACGACCTCGAACGGACCTTCCCCGACCAGTTGCGGGCCACGGCCGCGAGCCAGCTGAGGGACCGCTCCGACGTGTCGGTCGCCTCCTCGCTGCACCACTACTTCGGCTACTACACCGAACGCAGCGTGCCGGGCAGCATCTCCAGCGGCTTCGTGAACGTCGGTATCAGCGAGCAGGTCAAGAAGCTCAACCACCTGCTCTCGGCGCGCTCCAACGACGTGTTCTGTCTGAACGACTTCCACGACGGCGACGTCTCGGAGGACGAGCAGGACGCGACGCTCGCCGCCTTCCTTCCCAGCTATTTCCCGATCGCCAGCCAGTTCGAGGCGGGATCGGCGCGCAACCGACTCTTCCATGCCGGCCACCTTCCCGGCTGGCCTCTGTAA
- a CDS encoding stealth family protein, whose product MVSLDNPEASALVSTYRSLVPVRARRKIVRRVPQPLRNAVMAALALADAVRTATVVWMLGGRRKPARHSAAALLKVVKVGGRHARATLVPGATAWAARARNLHIVVAALEAADIDYFCVRGVSGPLPCVAVPSGSRGDVEEVLRLVFGRNPGYVGTSAARMHPGASAKTWRRLTSTKVLRLAWYVCDPTGELVFGAESGCDLEFWTESDGRLVAPRPNRVVTEVPAARETGWAPQTLFSTVPPAYTTGYARTLPEFAAPLPEDHLFPIDVVYTWVDGDDPKWRAVRDAVRDGKTEADAPPLHEQAANDSRYTSRDELLFSLRALHQYAPWVRRIHLVTAGQVPRWLNTDHPGLRVVDHREIFSDPDALPTFNSHAIESQLHHIPNLAEHFLYLNDDVFFGRPVRPGQFFHPNGLTKFFMSKALIPSGSAGPDDLPVNAAGKNSRGLIAQQFGTVISQKMKHTPHALRRSVLDEIEQVYAQAHRVTQHSRFRSPHDVPIASSLHHYYAYHSARATVGDIRYVYIDLADKLAQRRLNSLLAKRDFDTFCINDTVVADDPDAQARMIDTFLNTYFPVPSPYEQAGADALEAPRTGGLGLSA is encoded by the coding sequence GTGGTCAGCCTCGATAACCCCGAGGCCAGTGCGCTTGTGTCGACTTATCGATCTCTCGTGCCGGTCCGTGCGCGTAGGAAGATTGTCCGGCGGGTCCCGCAGCCGCTGCGTAACGCCGTCATGGCCGCACTGGCGCTCGCCGACGCGGTGCGAACCGCCACGGTCGTCTGGATGCTCGGCGGGCGCCGCAAGCCGGCCCGCCACAGTGCCGCCGCGCTGCTCAAGGTCGTGAAGGTGGGCGGCAGGCACGCCCGTGCCACCCTTGTGCCCGGAGCGACCGCATGGGCCGCACGGGCGCGGAACCTGCACATCGTCGTCGCCGCCCTCGAGGCCGCGGACATCGACTACTTCTGCGTCCGCGGCGTGTCCGGCCCCCTTCCGTGCGTGGCCGTGCCCTCCGGTTCCAGGGGCGACGTGGAGGAAGTGCTGCGGCTGGTGTTCGGACGCAACCCCGGTTACGTCGGCACCAGCGCCGCCCGGATGCACCCGGGAGCCTCCGCGAAGACCTGGCGCCGGCTGACGTCAACGAAGGTCCTGCGCCTGGCCTGGTACGTGTGCGACCCGACCGGCGAACTCGTCTTCGGCGCGGAGTCCGGCTGTGACCTCGAGTTCTGGACGGAGTCCGACGGCCGGCTCGTCGCTCCGCGACCCAACCGCGTGGTGACCGAGGTGCCGGCGGCCCGGGAGACCGGATGGGCTCCGCAGACGCTGTTCAGCACCGTCCCGCCCGCCTACACGACCGGCTACGCCCGTACGCTCCCCGAGTTCGCGGCGCCGCTCCCCGAGGACCACCTCTTCCCGATCGACGTCGTCTACACCTGGGTCGACGGCGACGACCCGAAGTGGCGTGCCGTCAGGGACGCGGTGCGCGACGGGAAGACCGAGGCCGACGCGCCGCCCCTGCACGAGCAGGCCGCCAACGACTCCCGCTACACCAGCCGCGACGAACTCCTCTTCTCCCTTCGCGCCCTTCACCAGTACGCCCCGTGGGTGCGCCGGATCCACCTCGTCACCGCGGGCCAGGTGCCGAGGTGGCTGAACACCGACCACCCCGGACTGCGGGTCGTGGACCACCGTGAGATCTTCTCGGACCCGGACGCGCTGCCGACCTTCAACTCGCACGCGATCGAGAGCCAGCTGCACCACATACCGAACCTCGCCGAGCACTTCCTGTACCTGAACGACGACGTCTTCTTCGGCCGTCCCGTCCGGCCCGGGCAGTTCTTCCACCCCAACGGACTGACCAAGTTCTTCATGTCCAAGGCGCTGATCCCCTCGGGCAGCGCGGGCCCCGACGACCTGCCGGTGAACGCGGCCGGCAAGAACAGCCGAGGCTTGATCGCCCAGCAGTTCGGCACGGTCATCTCGCAGAAGATGAAGCACACCCCGCACGCCCTGCGGCGCAGCGTCCTCGACGAGATCGAGCAGGTCTACGCCCAGGCGCACCGGGTCACCCAGCACTCCCGCTTCCGCTCACCGCACGACGTGCCCATCGCCTCGTCGCTGCACCACTACTACGCGTACCACTCCGCCCGGGCGACCGTCGGCGACATCCGGTACGTCTACATCGACCTCGCGGACAAGCTCGCCCAGCGGCGTCTGAACTCGCTGCTCGCGAAGCGGGACTTCGACACGTTCTGCATCAACGACACCGTCGTGGCCGACGACCCCGATGCCCAGGCGCGCATGATCGACACGTTCCTGAACACGTACTTCCCCGTTCCCAGCCCGTACGAGCAGGCAGGCGCCGACGCGCTCGAGGCCCCGCGTACCGGCGGCCTGGGGCTGAGCGCATGA
- a CDS encoding PLL family lectin, whose protein sequence is MNEPDRSFSTHWIEMATARTRPSREDGTLGASLLTGSWLTCGKEGLFSAYAPVEGAVLRWTEGRSGWSEPDRLAHDGLTADLTVAQGVDRYVHLVGIRRTGSGDEVELTHAVQFQTGRPVLGWTSLGHPNRTGPWTGHPAAAVDADGRLCVFVRNGGGGVSCRVQSARGWRGWQDLGGARTGDLLAAATDGAGRVQLFVPGARAIRWFTQEEDGGKFVLSGQLDAVAAPGAFTALATSSGSVSLYFLDGGGVVNVWAPGRSPYAHPLVQAVGAGPLVATRAVIGGYDCTVLAQESGPGRVSFTAHPTEQESAGAWWSETDTGAPSVVPAVCTGTDGRMVAAALADRHQLWLTRQKVSDEGFLLDKWRKKM, encoded by the coding sequence GTGAATGAACCCGACCGGTCCTTTTCTACGCACTGGATTGAGATGGCTACTGCACGCACCCGCCCGTCCCGCGAGGACGGCACGCTCGGTGCCTCCCTTCTGACGGGTTCGTGGCTGACCTGCGGAAAAGAAGGGCTTTTCAGTGCCTACGCACCCGTCGAGGGTGCGGTGCTGCGCTGGACCGAAGGCCGCTCGGGGTGGTCGGAGCCGGACCGGCTGGCCCATGACGGGCTCACCGCCGACCTGACGGTCGCTCAAGGCGTGGACCGATATGTCCATCTCGTAGGCATTCGTCGTACCGGCTCGGGCGACGAGGTGGAGTTGACGCACGCCGTGCAGTTCCAGACCGGACGGCCGGTGCTGGGGTGGACGTCGCTGGGGCATCCGAACAGGACCGGTCCGTGGACGGGGCATCCCGCCGCGGCCGTAGACGCCGACGGCCGGCTCTGTGTCTTCGTGCGCAACGGCGGCGGCGGTGTGAGCTGCCGGGTGCAGAGCGCTCGGGGCTGGCGCGGCTGGCAGGACCTCGGGGGTGCGAGGACCGGCGATCTTCTGGCTGCGGCGACCGACGGCGCGGGCCGGGTGCAGCTCTTCGTGCCGGGAGCGCGCGCGATCCGGTGGTTCACGCAGGAGGAGGACGGCGGCAAGTTCGTCCTGAGCGGTCAGCTCGACGCCGTCGCGGCGCCGGGCGCGTTCACCGCCCTCGCGACCAGCTCCGGCTCCGTCTCGCTGTACTTCCTCGACGGCGGGGGAGTCGTCAACGTCTGGGCCCCGGGGCGTTCGCCCTACGCGCACCCGCTCGTGCAGGCCGTCGGCGCCGGGCCGCTGGTGGCGACCCGCGCCGTGATCGGCGGATACGACTGCACGGTCCTGGCCCAGGAGTCCGGTCCCGGGCGGGTCTCCTTCACGGCACATCCCACCGAGCAGGAATCGGCGGGCGCGTGGTGGTCGGAGACCGACACCGGCGCGCCGTCCGTGGTGCCGGCCGTGTGCACGGGAACCGACGGCCGCATGGTCGCTGCCGCCCTGGCGGATCGGCATCAGCTGTGGCTTACCCGACAGAAGGTGTCGGATGAAGGTTTTCTACTGGACAAATGGCGAAAGAAAATGTGA
- a CDS encoding LCP family protein — MTDEGGRRKRGRTRKRPVLRIVLGTLLVLVLAAAGTGYWLYSRLDGNIESIDIDDAVNGERPEKLATGARDILVLGSDSRSGDNKGLAGGDVGGTARSDTAMVVHIPEGRQQAVAVSIPRDTLVSRPECTKKDGSKLPAAERVMFNSVYTSAGPACVISTVEKMSGVRIDHYMEIDFSGFKELVDAIGGVTVDVKEPIHDEESGLDLTAGSHKLDGTQSLAFVRTRHGIGDGSDLGRIGLQQQFMMALLSEVKSQDLLGSPAKSFKIADSLTQSLTTDSGLDSLTKLAEFARSMDGVDPASMETIMLPVAYDKVDPNRVVAAEPQATELWKAIREDSEIPESAKKSPATGG; from the coding sequence ATGACTGACGAAGGTGGCCGCAGGAAACGGGGCCGGACCCGGAAGCGACCCGTGCTCCGCATCGTTCTAGGGACACTGCTGGTACTCGTCCTCGCGGCGGCCGGCACCGGCTACTGGCTGTACAGCCGCCTCGACGGCAACATCGAGTCGATCGACATCGACGACGCCGTCAACGGCGAACGGCCGGAGAAGCTCGCCACCGGCGCCCGGGACATCCTCGTGCTCGGCTCCGACTCACGCTCGGGCGACAACAAGGGCCTGGCGGGCGGCGACGTGGGCGGCACCGCGCGCTCCGACACGGCGATGGTGGTCCACATACCCGAGGGCCGGCAGCAGGCCGTCGCCGTGAGCATCCCGCGCGACACCCTGGTGAGCCGGCCCGAGTGCACCAAGAAGGACGGCTCCAAGCTCCCTGCCGCGGAGCGGGTGATGTTCAACTCCGTCTACACCAGCGCCGGTCCCGCGTGTGTGATCAGCACCGTGGAGAAGATGTCCGGTGTCCGGATCGACCACTACATGGAGATCGACTTCTCCGGGTTCAAGGAACTGGTCGACGCGATAGGCGGCGTGACCGTCGACGTGAAGGAACCGATCCACGACGAGGAGTCCGGCCTCGACCTCACGGCCGGATCCCACAAGCTCGACGGCACGCAGTCCCTGGCGTTCGTCAGGACCCGGCACGGCATCGGCGACGGCAGCGATCTCGGCCGCATCGGCCTCCAGCAGCAGTTCATGATGGCGCTGCTCAGCGAGGTGAAGTCGCAGGACCTGCTGGGCAGTCCCGCCAAGTCGTTCAAGATCGCCGACTCGCTGACCCAGTCGCTGACGACCGACTCCGGGCTCGACTCCCTCACGAAACTCGCCGAGTTCGCCCGCAGCATGGACGGCGTCGACCCCGCCTCGATGGAGACGATCATGCTGCCCGTCGCCTACGACAAGGTGGACCCGAACCGGGTCGTGGCCGCCGAACCCCAGGCGACCGAGCTGTGGAAGGCGATCCGCGAGGACTCCGAGATCCCGGAATCCGCGAAGAAGTCGCCCGCGACGGGCGGCTGA